The region GAGGAACTCATGGGTATAGTCGCCGCCGATCGGCCCGCCATCGGCGCGCATCGGGATGGCCTGCAGGCCCATGCGCTCATAGCTGCGCAGGTAGCTGACCAGGTGCCGGTTATAGGCGTGCAGCGCGTCCTCCTTGGTCAGGTCGAAATTGTAGCCGTCCTTCATCAGGAACTCGCGCCCGCGCATCACGCCGAAGCGCGGCCGGATCTCGTCGCGGAACTTCCACTGGATGTGATAAAGCGTCAGCGGCAGGTCCTTGTAGCTGCTGACATGGCTGCGGAAGATGTCGGTGATCATCTCCTCGTTCGTCGGACCGTAAAGCAGGTCGCGCTTGTGGCGATCCTTGATCCGCAGCATCTCCTCGCCATAATCGTCATAGCGCCCGCTTTCGCGCCAGAGATCGGCCGGCTGAAGGGTCGGCATCAACAGCGGGATATGGCCCGCGCGCTGCTGTTCCTCGTGGACGATGGTCTGGATGCGGTCCAGCACCTTGTAGCCCAGGGGCAGCCAGGAGTAGATCCCCGCCGTCTGCTGCTTGATCATCCCCGCGCGCAGCATCAGCCGATGGCTGACGATCTGGGCTTCTTTGGGATCCTCTTTCAGGACCGGCAGGAAATAGCGCGACAGACGCATGGGTGGCCTCATAGCTAGGGTTGGACACCGTGTAGGGCACGGGCGGGGATGGGGCAAGATGGGTGGATTACAGGGCGGCGTTTCGGTGGCATGATGGGGTCATGTCACGAGGTCCCGCCCTCAACATGCGCCTGTCGAAACGCCGCCGGTCGCGCGCGGGCGGTGATGGCGAAGGGCGGTCTGATCCCGCCGAGATTGCCCGGATCGATGCGCTGATCCGTACCTGCCGGACAAATTGGTTCCTGCTGATGTCCTATCTGGCCTTTGTCGGCGTGACGCTGATCGGCGTGGTCGATCTGGATTTCTTCATTCCTGAACGGCGAACAGAGCTACCGTTGATCGGCGTGACGATCCCCACGTCGTTGTTTTTCTACATCGCGCCGGTTCTGGGGGTGATGCTCTATGCACACCTGCATTTCTACCTGTTCCGGTTGTGGCGCGCGCTGTCGAGTGAGGGGGCGCCATCCGCCGAGATGCTGAGTCCGTGGGTGGTGGTGGATTTCGCGCTGTATGTGCGGGGGCGGCGAGGATATCGCTATCCGCTTCAGTGGCTGGTGAATCTTGTCGTTTTGGTCCTCATCTTCCTTGCGACGCCGATTGTTCTGACCGCCTTCTGGTGGTGGTCGATGCCAAAGCACGATGGTCTGCTGACAATCATCTTCTGCGGAGTGCCGCTGTTCTTGTCGATTCTCGTTTGCGTGGAAAGCTGGTGGGTGCTGCGGCGTGGCGTAGGTCAGGTCAAAGTCCAACGCCGGAGATCGTTGGCGACGGATTTTTTGCTGGGCCTCGGTCTGGTCTCGATTCCAATCCTAGGATTCGCGCGCTCGGTGAACATGTGGCCTTGGCCAAATGGTGAAACGCTCTGGCCAACACTACTGGCAAGAGCGGAATTGAATGGTGCGGTCCTCGTCGAAACGCCGGAGGATTGGCTGCCGCGTGACAGGGCAGAGCTAGGTTTTCGCACCAAATGGTGCGCAGGGCAGGGTTTCTCCACATCGGAATGTGGCCCCGGACCGATTGCCGACACTGACCAGCCGGAGTTTTTGCTTCACCAAAGACAGATCTGGTGCGACAGGGTTTTTTCACCTGCGAAGCGTGGCAATCTGGCTGTTTGCATCAGCCATTTCGAGGTGCTCGATCAATCCTATGAGGCTGATTGGAACCGCGCGCGGGACGATGCTTTGAGCCTTTTGCAGAAGCGGAACTTGTCTAACGCTGATCTGCGGCATGCGAGACTGGAGGGGGCGAGACTGGAGGGGGCGAACCTGAGGAACGCGCGGCTGGAAGGGGCGAACCTGTGGGACGCGCGGCTGGAAGGGGCGAACCTGAGGGACGCGCGGCTGGAAGGGGCGGACCTTAGGGGCGCGCGGCTGGAAGGGGCGGACCTGACGCAGGCGCGGCTGGAACGGGCGGACCTGAGGGACGCGCGGCTGGAAGGGGCGGACCTGACGCTGGCGCGGCTGGAACGGGCAGACCTGAGGGACGCGCGGCTGGAAGGGGCGGACCTGACGCTGGCGCGGCTGGAACGGGCAATCCTGTTGGGCGCGCGGCTGGAAGGGGCGAACCTGAACACTGCTAGTCTTCGAGGTGCAGCGCTCAGGTCCGCCGATCTTACAACAGCCGTCGATCTGACCGCCGATCAAATCGGATCATTCTTTGGCGATGCCAGCGTGATCTTGCCCGAGAAGTTCCGGCCACCTCCTGCGCATTGGCCCGACTGGGTACTCGATTTCGAAACCTCCAGCTCCGAATACCGCCGTTGGCGCGCCAACCCCTCCACCTACACCCCACCTCGACCTCGTGGTCGGTGACCACACCCTTGCATCCCCCCGCCCAACCCGCCACATAGCCTCAAGGCCAGAGGGGACCATCCATGCGCATTCCGGTTCAGAAACAGGCGAAATGGTGGGGCGTCGCGGCGGCGATTCTGCTGTTGGTGATGTGGCTTCTGGGCAGCGCGGTTCTGCCCTTCATCCTTGGCGCGGGCGTGGCCTATCTTCTGGACCCGGTGGCTGACCGGCTGGAGCGGATGGGGCTCTCGCGGACCATGTCGGTGGTGGTGATCACCGGCTTCGCGGTGCTGATCTTCGTCATTGCGATCCTCTTGGTCGTGCCGGTCCTCGTGAGGCAGGCGACGGCGCTGATCGAGACCTGGCCGCAGATGGTCGAGGGGCTGCAGCGTTTCCTGACCGCGCAATTCCCCAGCCTCTTCCCCGAGGGCAGCACGCTCTCCTCGACGCTGTCGCAGATGG is a window of Paracoccus zhejiangensis DNA encoding:
- a CDS encoding pentapeptide repeat-containing protein — its product is MSRGPALNMRLSKRRRSRAGGDGEGRSDPAEIARIDALIRTCRTNWFLLMSYLAFVGVTLIGVVDLDFFIPERRTELPLIGVTIPTSLFFYIAPVLGVMLYAHLHFYLFRLWRALSSEGAPSAEMLSPWVVVDFALYVRGRRGYRYPLQWLVNLVVLVLIFLATPIVLTAFWWWSMPKHDGLLTIIFCGVPLFLSILVCVESWWVLRRGVGQVKVQRRRSLATDFLLGLGLVSIPILGFARSVNMWPWPNGETLWPTLLARAELNGAVLVETPEDWLPRDRAELGFRTKWCAGQGFSTSECGPGPIADTDQPEFLLHQRQIWCDRVFSPAKRGNLAVCISHFEVLDQSYEADWNRARDDALSLLQKRNLSNADLRHARLEGARLEGANLRNARLEGANLWDARLEGANLRDARLEGADLRGARLEGADLTQARLERADLRDARLEGADLTLARLERADLRDARLEGADLTLARLERAILLGARLEGANLNTASLRGAALRSADLTTAVDLTADQIGSFFGDASVILPEKFRPPPAHWPDWVLDFETSSSEYRRWRANPSTYTPPRPRGR